A window from Ovis canadensis isolate MfBH-ARS-UI-01 breed Bighorn chromosome 4, ARS-UI_OviCan_v2, whole genome shotgun sequence encodes these proteins:
- the LOC138439030 gene encoding cytochrome c oxidase subunit 6C-like, translated as MSPSVWKDVIVGPSRRKTTISSSSTKAQMHGFLAKHLQFHIVGTFIVSLGTATFCNFAVAEPGNKAYADFYRNYDSMKDFEVKRKAGIFQSAKGFEI; from the coding sequence GTCTGGAAGGACGTCATTGTTGGGCCATCAAGGAGAAAAACTACCATTTCCAGTTCTTCGACAAAAGCTCAGATGCATGGCTTTCTGGCCAAGCATCTGCAGTTTCATATTGTTGGAACATTCATTGTCTCCCTGGGAACTGCAACTTTCTGTAACTTTGCTGTAGCTGAACCAGGAAACAAGGCATATGCAGATTTCTATAGAAATTATGACTCCATGAAAGATTTTGAGGTGAAGAGGAAGGCTGGTATCTTTCAGAGTGCAAAAGGATTTGAAATATAA